The DNA sequence GGCATCGAGTATGACCAACACGGCGAGGCGCAATCGCAGGTGTTTCTCGGTGCCGGAACAACATTGTACGATCTGCTGTACCTCATCAAGCCGAGTCTTGCCAACGAACTCAAGGCGTTCGATTGCTATTTCATCAATCTCAGATTAAAACTGTGACCTTGACTACTTGATATCAAAATCGAGCCAAGAGAAGCGGGGGGGGGGGGGGGGGGGGGGTGGTCGGGGGGGGGGGGGGGCGGGGGGGGGGGGGGGGGGGGGGGTGGGGGGGGGGGGGGGGGGGGGGGGGGGGGGGGGGGGGGGGGGGGGGGGGGGGGGGGGGGGGGGGGGGGGGGGGGGGGGGGGGGGGGTGGGGGGGCGGGGGGGGCCCGTGGGTGGTGGTGTGGGCCACCAAGAGAGGGGGGGGGGGGGGGGGGGGGGGGGGGGGGGGGGGGGGGGGGGGGGGGGGGGGGGGGGGGGGGGGGGGGGGGGGGGGGGGGGGGGGGGGGGAGGGGGGGGGTTGCTGACAAGCCCCAAAGCGATTGACGCGATCAAACAATCCTCCTAATCTAACACCGGGGCAGAAGCGGAGCTATGTCAGGTCATCGCGTTATCGCGCACGTCGATATGGATGCATTCTTTGCAGCCATCGAACAACGCAACAACCCTCACTTGCGCGGCAAGCCTGTCGTTGTCGGCGGTAGTCCCGGTGGTCGCGGTGTTGTCTCGACGGCATCGTACGAAGCGCGTAAGTTCGGGATTCATTCCGCAATGCCTGCCGGTGAGGCTTATCGCCGCTGTCGTGAAGCGATCTTCGTCCATGGCGACTTCTCATCGTACCACCACGCATCGCATTTGATCGAGCAGATCCTTCTTCGATTTTCTCCTGCGGTTGAGATGATCTCGATTGACGAAGCCTTCCTCGACCTCACCGGAACCGAACGCGTCCACGGCCCCGCCGAGCAAGTCGCCTTGCGAGTCAAGCAGGCAGTTCGTGACGAAATCGGGATCACCTGTACGGTCGGCATTGCGCCAAATAAGTTGCTCGCGAAACTGGGAAGCGGTCTCAACAAGCCTGACGGCCTGACTGTAATCGAGGCTGATCGCGTCGAGTCGATGGTCTATCCATTGCCGGTAGACAAGCTCTGGGGAGTTGGTCCGGTAACCTACGAACGCCTTCTCAAGAACGGTGTCAAGACGATTGGCGATCTGGCTACGCTAAACGCGGCCTCGCTCAAACTCCTGCTCGGCGATCACGGACATACATTAGCCGCACGCGCACGCGGCGAGGACGATCGCCACGTTCCAGACCACGACGAGGCGCATTTCGAGAAGTCGATGTCGCACGAAACGACGCTGGGGCAAAACTCGCATGACCCTGATCACATTCATTCCCTAATGGCCTGGCTTGCCGAAAAGGTCGTTATCCGGCTGTATCGTGGCGAATGGCTGGCCCGCACCGTGGGTATCCGGATGCGTTATCCGGACTTCAAGACCATTACCCGCGACAAAACCCTGCCTGCGCCTTCCGTTGACTATGCCGAAATCCTCAGCACCGCATCATCGCTTGTTCCCAACGAACAAGTTGTCAACAAGGGAGTTAGATTGATTGGAGTGCGAACGTCAAACCTCGTCCATGCCACCGAATTGGCACAACTAGAGCTGTTTGCTGATGAGAAACATCGTCAGGAGCATTTGAATCGTTCAATACACAACCTTAGAGCCAAGTTTGGCGATAATATAATCAAGAGGGCAGGCGGGCTTCGTTCGCATGACGACGATTAGCCGCCCGAGCAGTTATTGTTTGACAGAACTGTCCATGTATGCTAAATTGATGACATGGTTACGTTTCTGGACGAGAAGGAGAGAGCGACACCTGTGTTCAATTGGCCGTTTACCAAAATAGCAAATTCGCTCGAAGCTTCCGTCATCCGCGAAACGCTGAAGATTTCCAGCAAACCTGGCATAATCAATTTTGCCGGCGGTCTTCCTGCTTCTGAACTTCTCCCCGTTGATCAAATTCAAGAGTGTGTCGATAGTGTCTTAACCGACCACGCTGCACAGGCGCTTCAATACTCGATTTCTCAAGGCGTTCCGGTTCTGCGCGAACTAATCGCCCATCGAATCTCCCGCCAGGGACTTCCAGTGACAGCCGACAACATTTTGATCACAACCGGTTCACAACAAGGACTCGACCTGATCGGAAGAGTCTTCATCGAAGCCGGCGACTATGTCATCACTGAATTGCCGACATACTTGGGCGCTCTGCAAGCTTTCAATTTCTATCAAGCCCGTTATGCGCCTGTGCCGATGGACGATGACGGAATGATAATCGAGCTCCTTGAAGAAAAGATCAAAGAGTTCAAGCCCAAGATGATTTACGTCGTACCCAATTTTCAGAACCCCTCGGGAATCACCCTTTCGTATCAGCGCCGCAAAGCCCTTATGAATCTCGTCTTCCGTCACCAGATCGCCATGATCGATGACAATCCCTACGGCGAACTCCGGTACTCGGGGACACCGCTGCCTTCGTTGCGCGGCCTTGGCGGCGACGCCGTCATCCAACTTGGCACTTTCTCCAAATTGATATCTCCCGGTCTGCGCGTCGGTTGGATTTGCGCTCCGGTTTCTGCGATCAAGATAATTGAAAAAGCAAAACAGGCGGTTGACCTGCATTCGTCGACTTTCACCCAATTTATTGCCGCCGAATTCCTGAAGCGTGGCTACCTCGATCCGCACATCGAACAGATTCGCACAGCCTACGCGATTAAACGCGATACAATGATTGCGGCAATGAAGGAATACTTCCCGCCGTCGATTCGTTGGCCGCACCCAGATGGCGGCCTGTTCCTGTGGCTGCAATTACCGGAAAACGTCTCGGCCTCGATGGTGTTCCAACAGGCGGTCCATCAAGGCGTAGCGTTTATCCATGGCCGTCCTTTCCATCCCGACGGTAGTGGCGACAACACGATGCGACTGAACTTCGCCTCGTCGACTCCCGAAGACTTAGTCGAAGGCATCAAGCGCCTCGCGCGGGTCCTATCGCAGTATTGCTAAGTAATCTCCCATCAATTCTGGTTTCCACAACTTCCACAATATTCGTATACTCCTGATGTCTTGAACGAAGGAGTCTTGATAGTGTTAGTACCATTTCATAAATATCACGCGCTCGGCAACGACTTCATCGTCGTCCACCGGCGCTTATCCAAATTGACAACCGCCCAAATCCCGAAGATGGTCAAGGCTATTTGCGACCGCCACAGCGGCGTCGGCGCCGATGGAGTTGTCATCTATGATGAAGCTCGCGGCAAGATTATCATGCGCATCTTTAATGCCGATGGGGGAGAGGCAGAGATTTCCGGAAATGGACTTCGCATTCTCGCGCATCACATCTACTCTTGCGCCGAGATCAAGCAGAAACGCTTTTCCATTGAATCAGTCACCGGCAAGAATGATGTCGTCATAATCTCCGAAAAATCAGA is a window from the bacterium genome containing:
- the dinB gene encoding DNA polymerase IV, with amino-acid sequence MSGHRVIAHVDMDAFFAAIEQRNNPHLRGKPVVVGGSPGGRGVVSTASYEARKFGIHSAMPAGEAYRRCREAIFVHGDFSSYHHASHLIEQILLRFSPAVEMISIDEAFLDLTGTERVHGPAEQVALRVKQAVRDEIGITCTVGIAPNKLLAKLGSGLNKPDGLTVIEADRVESMVYPLPVDKLWGVGPVTYERLLKNGVKTIGDLATLNAASLKLLLGDHGHTLAARARGEDDRHVPDHDEAHFEKSMSHETTLGQNSHDPDHIHSLMAWLAEKVVIRLYRGEWLARTVGIRMRYPDFKTITRDKTLPAPSVDYAEILSTASSLVPNEQVVNKGVRLIGVRTSNLVHATELAQLELFADEKHRQEHLNRSIHNLRAKFGDNIIKRAGGLRSHDDD
- a CDS encoding PLP-dependent aminotransferase family protein, with amino-acid sequence MVTFLDEKERATPVFNWPFTKIANSLEASVIRETLKISSKPGIINFAGGLPASELLPVDQIQECVDSVLTDHAAQALQYSISQGVPVLRELIAHRISRQGLPVTADNILITTGSQQGLDLIGRVFIEAGDYVITELPTYLGALQAFNFYQARYAPVPMDDDGMIIELLEEKIKEFKPKMIYVVPNFQNPSGITLSYQRRKALMNLVFRHQIAMIDDNPYGELRYSGTPLPSLRGLGGDAVIQLGTFSKLISPGLRVGWICAPVSAIKIIEKAKQAVDLHSSTFTQFIAAEFLKRGYLDPHIEQIRTAYAIKRDTMIAAMKEYFPPSIRWPHPDGGLFLWLQLPENVSASMVFQQAVHQGVAFIHGRPFHPDGSGDNTMRLNFASSTPEDLVEGIKRLARVLSQYC